From the genome of Hominilimicola fabiformis:
TGACGCCAAACAGTTTCTGACTGAGGCTCAACACCGCCCTTAGCACACATAACTGTTACTGAACCGTCCAAAACTCTTAGAGATCTTTGAACTTCAACTGTAAAGTCAACGTGTCCAGGGGTATCAATGATATTAATTCTGTTCTTTATACCCTTAAAAGGACCTTCTTTTGGTTGCCAGAAACATGTTGTAGCAGCTGAAGTAATTGTAATACCACGCTCTTGTTCCTGAGCCATCCAGTCCATAGTAGCACCGCCATCGTGTGTTTCACCGATTTTGTGGTTGATACCTGTGTAGTACAGAATTCTTTCTGTTGTAGTAGTTTTACCGGCATCGATATGAGCCATGATACCGATATTTCTTGTATTTTCAAGTGAATATTGTCTACCCAAAATAATTTCCTCCTTTCAACAAAGGTAAAAATAGTGTATCTGTCGAAATCCGCATAGGGGCAATGCAAAACTGCTTGTCCCCTATTATATGCGATTTTCGGGTTAAATTTCAAAGTTAAGCGATTTGTTTAAAAAACAAATTACCATCTGTAGTGAGCGAAAGCCTTGTTAGCTTCAGCCATCTTGTGAGTATCTTCACGTTTCTTAACTGAACCGCCTGTACCGTTGATAGCGTCAACGATTTCGTTTGCAAGTCTTTCCTTCATTGTCTTTTCGTTACGTTCTCTTGAGTAACGAGTAAGCCATCTTAGACCCAATGTTTGGCGTCTTTCCGGACGAACTTCCATAGGAACTTGGTATGTTGCACCACCCACACGTCTTGCTTTTACTTCAAGAACCGGCATGATGTTATCCATAGCTTCCTGGAATGCTTCAAGTGCGTCCTTACCTGTCTTTTCTGCTACGATATTGAATGCATCATAAACTATTTTCTGAGCAACACCCTTTTTACCGTCAAGCATAATGTTGTTTATAAGCTTTGTTACAACAACGTTATTGTATATCGGATCAGGTAGCACTTCTCTTTTTGCTATAAAACCTTTTCTTGGCACTTTACTTCC
Proteins encoded in this window:
- the rpsG gene encoding 30S ribosomal protein S7, which codes for MPRKGFIAKREVLPDPIYNNVVVTKLINNIMLDGKKGVAQKIVYDAFNIVAEKTGKDALEAFQEAMDNIMPVLEVKARRVGGATYQVPMEVRPERRQTLGLRWLTRYSRERNEKTMKERLANEIVDAINGTGGSVKKREDTHKMAEANKAFAHYRW